One stretch of Rosistilla oblonga DNA includes these proteins:
- a CDS encoding sulfatase, with protein MLVAFCAVALSGFCHGDARAERPNILWIYVDDMSDWMGCYGDPIAETPNIDRLAEGGVLFQHAYMPAPVCSTTRSALITGTMQTTHGLHQHRTMIKKPLPGDLTTIPELFRQAGYLTFNEAKDDYNFVRDRHAMYSPEFQRPSRKQVNSHMLGRDASWLKQLKGQRFFGQIQLKGGKFGGETGAKFPTESRFDTGRVSVPPQYPEHPVFRDAIARHYEQIAETDAQVGAILDALKAYDLWDNTAVFFFTDHGSPLPRAKQFLYEDGLKVPLIVHWPTGNDVITRRGNVRADLVSGIDITASTLGLAGIAIPEFMEGVDLFAEDYAPQQYVISARDRMGNAIDLIRTVRSQRFRYIRNYKLDRALFQPQYRDKYATFATLQKLLRLGKLSPIQASYHDAEHRPAEELYDLVNDPHQINNLAENPELRAILKSHRQQLADWEEATDDKGRYPESRESLKRVFESSAGKCVSPEYDFLK; from the coding sequence ATGTTGGTCGCGTTTTGCGCCGTGGCGTTGTCCGGATTCTGCCACGGCGACGCGCGTGCAGAGCGTCCAAACATACTGTGGATCTATGTCGATGACATGAGCGATTGGATGGGATGTTATGGCGATCCAATCGCGGAGACTCCCAATATCGATCGGCTTGCCGAAGGGGGCGTTCTGTTTCAGCACGCCTACATGCCAGCTCCCGTCTGTTCGACGACGCGGTCGGCTTTGATCACCGGCACGATGCAGACGACGCACGGCTTGCATCAACATCGAACGATGATCAAGAAGCCGTTGCCCGGTGACCTGACGACGATCCCCGAGTTGTTTCGCCAGGCCGGGTATTTGACGTTTAACGAGGCGAAAGACGATTACAATTTCGTGCGAGATCGCCACGCTATGTATTCGCCGGAGTTCCAACGTCCGTCGCGGAAACAGGTGAACTCGCACATGTTGGGACGCGACGCATCGTGGCTCAAACAACTGAAAGGACAACGGTTCTTCGGTCAGATTCAATTAAAAGGGGGCAAGTTCGGGGGCGAGACAGGAGCGAAGTTTCCGACCGAAAGCCGCTTCGATACCGGTAGGGTTTCGGTGCCGCCACAATATCCCGAACATCCCGTCTTCCGCGACGCGATCGCAAGGCATTACGAACAGATCGCCGAAACCGACGCTCAGGTCGGTGCCATTTTGGACGCGTTAAAGGCGTACGACCTGTGGGACAATACTGCGGTCTTCTTCTTTACCGATCATGGCAGTCCGCTTCCCAGAGCGAAGCAGTTTCTATACGAGGATGGGCTGAAGGTGCCCCTGATCGTTCATTGGCCCACAGGCAACGACGTAATCACTCGGCGAGGTAACGTGCGAGCGGATCTTGTCAGCGGCATCGATATCACCGCCAGTACGCTTGGTCTTGCGGGAATCGCGATCCCTGAATTCATGGAGGGAGTCGATCTGTTCGCCGAAGACTACGCTCCTCAGCAATACGTGATCTCGGCGAGAGACCGGATGGGGAACGCTATCGATCTGATTCGAACGGTTCGTTCGCAGCGGTTTCGATATATCCGAAACTACAAACTGGATAGAGCCTTGTTCCAGCCACAATACCGCGACAAGTATGCAACGTTTGCCACGCTGCAGAAACTGTTGCGTTTGGGAAAACTGAGTCCGATCCAGGCTTCGTATCACGACGCAGAACACCGTCCGGCGGAAGAGCTTTACGATCTCGTGAACGATCCTCACCAGATCAATAACCTGGCGGAGAATCCTGAATTAAGAGCGATCCTGAAAAGCCATCGTCAACAGCTTGCCGATTGGGAAGAGGCAACCGATGACAAGGGACGTTACCCCGAGAGTCGCGAATCGCTGAAGCGAGTCTTCGAATCATCGGCCGGCAAATGTGTCTCGCCCGAATACGACTTCCTAAAGTGA
- a CDS encoding sulfatase, whose product MGNQSIVLRLCFAVLSTAVCVWQVRATEPQGRDRPNVLFIAVDDLACTLGCYGDLVAKTPNIDRLAAEGTCFQRAYNQLPLCNPTRASVMTGLRPDQIKVYDLDRHFRDQLPDVVTLPQAFQAAGYFAARVGKIYHYNVPASIGTDGFDDPASWNRTVNPKGRDKTDEALVFNAEPHRKISGALSWLAADGRDEEQTDGMIASEAIKIMQEKKDQPFFLGVGFFRPHTPYVAPKKYFEMYPVDSLRLPYAPPGDRDDIPTAAFAHNCPVPNYGLDRKTLLQATQAYYACVSFVDAQVGRLLDAVEELGLSEETIVVFWSDHGYHLGEHDGVWQKRTLFEQGARAPLIVRVPGQKSRGDCRQIVEFVDIYPTLTDLAAIPSPPGLAGRSLRPLIDNRQADWDGFAVTQVLRPADARVSEPVMGCSIRTHRYRFTEWGEGKHGVELYDHQSDPNEFHNLAVDPDAATVAVIDRLRPMLRSKASGKTPTVPVNPDRL is encoded by the coding sequence ATGGGCAACCAATCGATTGTTTTACGACTGTGCTTCGCTGTTCTGTCGACTGCAGTTTGCGTGTGGCAGGTTCGGGCGACAGAACCGCAGGGTCGCGACCGGCCAAATGTGTTGTTCATCGCAGTCGATGACTTGGCTTGCACGCTGGGTTGCTACGGCGATCTGGTCGCCAAGACGCCCAACATCGATCGGCTGGCAGCGGAAGGGACATGTTTTCAGCGAGCTTACAATCAGTTGCCGCTGTGCAACCCGACGCGAGCTTCGGTGATGACGGGACTGCGGCCCGATCAGATCAAAGTCTACGACCTCGATCGCCATTTTCGCGACCAGTTGCCCGATGTCGTCACGCTACCTCAAGCGTTCCAAGCCGCAGGCTACTTCGCCGCACGTGTCGGTAAGATCTATCACTACAACGTTCCCGCGTCGATCGGGACCGACGGCTTTGACGATCCGGCCTCTTGGAATCGAACGGTCAATCCCAAGGGACGCGATAAGACCGACGAAGCACTCGTCTTTAATGCCGAACCGCATCGGAAGATCAGCGGCGCGCTCAGCTGGCTGGCCGCCGACGGCCGCGACGAAGAGCAGACCGACGGGATGATCGCCAGCGAAGCGATCAAGATCATGCAAGAGAAGAAGGACCAGCCGTTCTTTCTGGGCGTCGGCTTCTTCCGCCCGCACACGCCGTACGTCGCGCCGAAGAAGTACTTTGAAATGTATCCCGTCGATTCGCTGCGGTTGCCCTACGCGCCCCCTGGCGATCGCGACGACATCCCAACCGCCGCATTCGCTCACAATTGTCCCGTTCCCAATTACGGACTCGATCGCAAAACGTTACTGCAAGCAACGCAGGCCTACTACGCTTGCGTGTCGTTTGTCGATGCCCAAGTTGGCCGGTTGTTGGACGCAGTGGAAGAACTTGGTTTATCCGAAGAGACGATCGTCGTCTTCTGGAGCGATCACGGATATCATCTGGGCGAACACGATGGCGTCTGGCAAAAGCGAACCCTATTCGAACAAGGAGCTCGCGCGCCGTTGATCGTCCGCGTCCCGGGACAGAAGTCGCGAGGTGACTGTCGCCAAATCGTCGAGTTTGTCGACATCTACCCGACGCTGACCGATCTGGCAGCGATCCCGTCGCCGCCCGGTCTGGCGGGGCGCAGTCTGCGGCCATTGATCGATAATCGGCAGGCTGACTGGGATGGCTTCGCCGTCACGCAAGTGCTCCGTCCCGCGGACGCTCGGGTGTCCGAACCGGTGATGGGCTGCAGCATTCGCACCCACCGATACCGCTTCACCGAGTGGGGCGAGGGAAAACATGGCGTAGAGCTGTACGATCACCAATCCGATCCGAACGAGTTCCACAATCTCGCGGTCGATCCCGACGCGGCCACAGTGGCGGTGATCGATCGACTGCGCCCGATGCTGCGTTCTAAAGCCTCGGGCAAAACGCCAACCGTCCCCGTCAATCCTGACCGCCTGTGA
- a CDS encoding DUF488 family protein: protein MLNRQKTILHLLQTVARPVQPAELTALAFLLRHEFPSSGGSAFYDFVPYTNGAASFALDQELGKLTDQGFLVRDEEASFTVAAGAEFQTPDDAVQKDLSRLVERFGDRDTEKLLDYVDNAFPAYTVNSKRKRLAQRPTADPAVYTAGYEGLSIDAFLNHLVENGIRRVIDVRNNPNARRYGFHRSTLQRLTGQLEIEYLHLPELGIKADQRQHLDTIDDRKALFDRYEKSTLEENTAAIDRVAELMLQLPSVLICLEADPVCCHRSRIAKRVAERTSLPIQDL from the coding sequence ATGCTCAATCGCCAAAAAACTATTCTGCATCTTTTGCAAACTGTCGCTCGCCCGGTTCAGCCTGCGGAATTGACCGCATTGGCGTTCCTGCTGCGCCACGAATTTCCGTCGTCCGGCGGCAGCGCGTTCTATGACTTTGTTCCTTATACAAACGGTGCAGCTTCATTTGCGTTGGATCAGGAACTGGGCAAGCTGACCGACCAGGGCTTTCTGGTTCGAGACGAGGAGGCAAGTTTCACAGTCGCCGCCGGCGCAGAATTCCAGACACCGGACGATGCGGTTCAGAAAGATCTCTCACGCCTGGTAGAACGCTTTGGCGACCGGGACACCGAAAAGCTTCTCGATTACGTCGACAATGCGTTCCCCGCTTATACGGTCAACAGCAAGCGCAAACGCCTCGCCCAACGACCGACTGCGGATCCTGCGGTCTACACGGCGGGTTATGAAGGGCTCTCGATCGATGCGTTTTTGAACCACCTGGTGGAAAATGGAATCCGTCGCGTGATCGATGTGCGGAACAATCCCAATGCCCGGCGTTACGGCTTTCATCGCAGCACGCTGCAGCGGTTGACCGGGCAACTGGAGATCGAATACCTCCATCTCCCCGAACTCGGAATCAAAGCCGATCAGCGGCAACATCTCGACACGATCGACGACCGCAAGGCATTGTTCGACCGCTACGAAAAGAGCACGCTCGAAGAGAATACAGCGGCGATCGATCGTGTTGCTGAACTGATGCTGCAACTTCCATCGGTGCTCATCTGCTTAGAAGCCGATCCGGTCTGCTGCCACCGCTCGCGGATCGCCAAACGGGTTGCAGAGCGAACGTCGCTGCCGATTCAGGATTTGTGA